The following nucleotide sequence is from Lysobacter panacisoli.
TTGGGACGGACACTTTGCCCGGATTGCATTTTCACCCAGCGCGGGGTACCGTGCGGGCGCTGTGTTTGCCAGGGTCACCGTGAATCGTGGCCCGATGCGGTTGATCATCGATCCGCTACATCGTTGCACCTCGCTTCCTCCTTGCAACCAGCACGCGGCACCGTCGCGTTTTCAACCAGCAACGTTCCAAGGAGTGAGTCAACAATGTCGAACCGTGAAACCGGTACCGTCAAGTGGTTCAACGATGCCAAGGGCTTCGGCTTCATCAGCCGTGAGAATGGCGAGGACGTGTTTGTGCATTTCCGTGCGATCCAGACGCAGGGCTTCAAGAGCCTGAAGGAAGGCCAGAAGGTTACCTTCACGGTCGTCCAGGGTCAGAAGGGTCTGCAGGCCGACGCCGTCCAGCCGCTCTGATCCATCGCCCTGCGATCGCGCGCCCAGCGCGCGATCCGGCAACAGGAAACCCGGCGAAATGCCGGGTTTTTTGTTTTCAGGGATTATCCGGCGAAGTAATCGGGATAACTCATCCAAACAAAACGGCCCGCTTGTGCGGGCCGTTTTGTTTACTGCATGCTGGGTGCTGGAAATCATTACTGCGCCCAGGCGCGACCGTTGTAGACGCGTACGTAGGAACCCTCGCGGATGCCGTCGAGTTCCTTCTGCGTCACGACCGAGGTGCGTCCGTCGTTCATGCGCACGTAGACATTGAACTGCGTGCTGTTGGTGTTCTTCTGGATGGCGTTGCCGGCCACGGCGCCGCCCACCGCGCCAGCCGCGGCGGCGACGTTCTGGTTGCCCTTGCTGCCGCCGGTGTGGGCCGAGATTTCGTGGCCCGCGACCGCGCCGACGATACCGCCGAGGATCGCGCCGGTAGCGCTGGGTGCGCTGCTGCCGGCGGCGACCTGTTCAATGCGCGTAACGGTGCCGCAGTCGTAGCAGTTCGCCGTACTGCCGCCATAGCTCGGCGCGGGTGCGCTGCTGTAGCCCGGCGACGACGTGGCGCAGCCGGCCAGCGCGATGGTGCAGGCCGCGGCGACACCGAGCAGGCGGAGGTTGGAGATGTTCATGCGCGAACTCCAGTGTGGGAGGAAATGGCGCGGCTTTGCGTCCGTCGCCATGCGCTCACGCTAGACGTCCCCGGGTGAACCGGTCATCAACATCCGGGCCGCGCAGGGCGGCCCGGGGTGCATCGTTCAGCAGTGTCGCGACGATGTCAGCGGAAGTCCTGGTGGCAGGCCTTGCAGGCCTCGCCGATGCTGGACGCTGTGGTGCCCAGGCTCGCGCAAGTGAGCGGCGGACTGGCGATGGCCGCGTCGAGGCGCTGGCGCATCAGGCTGGCGTGCTCGGTGAAACGCTTGTCGTCGGCGAGATCCGGGAACGCCGGTTCCAGGTCGTCCGCCATCGTGCGCAGCGCCTTGAGGTTGGGCAGGGTGTCGGTGGCCGCGCAGCGGTTCTGCTCGACCTTCGACTTGAGCTGGCCCAGATGCCACTCCTGCACGTGCATCACGCCTTCGTGGAAGTGATCCTTGCGCGCCTGGATCGCGCGCACCGCCATCACCGTGGCGATCGCGCCGATCACCAGTCCGATCAGGAACACGAACAGGTACCTGCGCGCACTGCTTCCACGCGAACTGCTGGGCTGGGTACTCATGCCTGGCCTCCGTCCAAGAATGCGCAGCACGATAGCATGCGTCCCGCAGGGCTACGTCGCGGCGCAGCGAATACAATGTCTGCATGACGACTGCAGATTCCCTCGATCCCTCGTGGCTGGAACGCTTCGCCGGAGTGGACCGCCTGTACGGCAACGGTACCGTCGCGCGCATGGCCGCGTGCCGCGTAGCCGTGATCGGCATGGGCGGCGTCGGTTCGTGGGTGGCCGAAGCGTTGGCCCGTACCGGCATCGGCCACCTGACCCTGATCGATGCCGACGACCTGTGCGTGTCCAACACGAACCGGCAACTGCCGGCGCTGGCGGGCCAGTACGGACGCGTGAAAGTGGAAGCGATGGCCGAGCGCTGCCGTGCGATCAACCCGCAGATCACGGTCGAGGCCATCGCCAGTTTCGTCACGCCGACGAACCTGGAGGAAATGCTCGATCGCGGCTTCGACCTGGTCATCGATGCCTGCGACAGCTTCCGCACCAAGGTGGTCATGGCCGCGTGGTGCCGGCGCCGCAAGCTGCCGCTGATCGTGGTCGGTTCCGCCGGCGGCCGCACCGATCCGACACTGGTGCGCGTGCGCGACCTGTCGCGCACCGAGCACGATGCGATGCTCGCGCTGGTGCGCAAGAAGCTGCGCAGCGAATTCAACTTCCCCAAGAATTCCGATCGCTACTTCGGCATCTCGGCGATCTACTCGCTGGAGAACGTGAAGTACCCGCAACCCGACGGCACGGTCTGCGGCATCCGTCCGCAAGTGTCCGGCGATGCCGCGCTGAAGCTGGACTGCGGCGCGGGCTTGGGCGCGGCCACGCACATTACCGGGACGTTCGCGTTCGTCGCGGTCGGACGCGCGCTGGAACTGCTGCGCAAGCCGCGCGCGGCCAAGGCCGACTGATGCTCACGCGTCGAGACGGAACAGGCGTCGCGCGTTGTCCGTCGTCGCCTTGGCGATGTCGTCTTCGGATTCGTTGCGCAGCTGCGCGATGATGCGCAGCACTTCGGCCAGTCGTTCCGGCTCGTTGCGTTGCCCTCGGATGCCCGCGTCGGGCTGGTCGGGCGAATCGGTTTCCAGCAGCAGGTGTTCGAGCGGCATCGAAGCGACGAGGCGGCGCAGGCGCTGCGCGCGATCGTAGGTGACCGGGCCGCCGAGGCCGATCATGAAACCTTCGCGCCACAGTTGCCGTGCCTGTTCCTCGCTGCCTGAAAAGCTGTGGACCACGCCGCGCAGCGAACCGGTACGGCGGATCGACGCGATCACCGCATCCACCGCGCGCCGTGCGTGCACGATCACCGGCAGGCCGAACTCGCGCGCGAGCTGCAGCTGGCCTTCGAAGAAGAACTGCTGGCGTTCGTGGTCGAGCCCTTCGACGAAGTAGTCCAGCCCGCATTCGCCGACCGCCACCGGCTTCTCGCGCTCGATCCATTCGCGCAACTGCATCAGGTGTTCGTCGCGATGCGCATCGAGGTACATCGGGTGCAGACCGTAGGCCGCATGCAACCCTTCGCCGTTCGCGCAGATGTCGCGCAGCTTCGGCCAGCCCGCCGCGTCGACTGCCGGCACGATCTG
It contains:
- a CDS encoding glycine zipper 2TM domain-containing protein, encoding MNISNLRLLGVAAACTIALAGCATSSPGYSSAPAPSYGGSTANCYDCGTVTRIEQVAAGSSAPSATGAILGGIVGAVAGHEISAHTGGSKGNQNVAAAAGAVGGAVAGNAIQKNTNSTQFNVYVRMNDGRTSVVTQKELDGIREGSYVRVYNGRAWAQ
- a CDS encoding TatD family hydrolase, with the translated sequence MSMLVDSHCHLDAGEFDRDRDAVVARARAAGVHQQIVPAVDAAGWPKLRDICANGEGLHAAYGLHPMYLDAHRDEHLMQLREWIEREKPVAVGECGLDYFVEGLDHERQQFFFEGQLQLAREFGLPVIVHARRAVDAVIASIRRTGSLRGVVHSFSGSEEQARQLWREGFMIGLGGPVTYDRAQRLRRLVASMPLEHLLLETDSPDQPDAGIRGQRNEPERLAEVLRIIAQLRNESEDDIAKATTDNARRLFRLDA
- a CDS encoding tRNA threonylcarbamoyladenosine dehydratase, giving the protein MTTADSLDPSWLERFAGVDRLYGNGTVARMAACRVAVIGMGGVGSWVAEALARTGIGHLTLIDADDLCVSNTNRQLPALAGQYGRVKVEAMAERCRAINPQITVEAIASFVTPTNLEEMLDRGFDLVIDACDSFRTKVVMAAWCRRRKLPLIVVGSAGGRTDPTLVRVRDLSRTEHDAMLALVRKKLRSEFNFPKNSDRYFGISAIYSLENVKYPQPDGTVCGIRPQVSGDAALKLDCGAGLGAATHITGTFAFVAVGRALELLRKPRAAKAD
- a CDS encoding cytochrome c; amino-acid sequence: MSTQPSSSRGSSARRYLFVFLIGLVIGAIATVMAVRAIQARKDHFHEGVMHVQEWHLGQLKSKVEQNRCAATDTLPNLKALRTMADDLEPAFPDLADDKRFTEHASLMRQRLDAAIASPPLTCASLGTTASSIGEACKACHQDFR
- a CDS encoding cold-shock protein; this translates as MSNRETGTVKWFNDAKGFGFISRENGEDVFVHFRAIQTQGFKSLKEGQKVTFTVVQGQKGLQADAVQPL